In Nitrospiraceae bacterium, the genomic stretch TGTTGATTGACGACCACCCCTACCGGGCTTGAACCACTGGTCATGACCGTCCCTTTCACCAACATGGTTGATTGATTCATCGTAGCATTGGCCAGCGGAGCGTCAATGGTCACAGCCAAGCAATTGGCCGTACAGGCGATATAGGCCTGCACTTGTGCGCCAAGCGGGCCCATTACTCGCACCTCAAGAATATTCCGGGCTTGCACCACGATGGGCTGGGAAATCTGACTGTGAGCTACCGTGAAATTTTGGGCACTGATCACTTCAATCCCATTCAGCCGGACGGTCCCCTGAGTCACCCGATTTGCCCCTCCCGAGGTACCATTGATCAGGACTAACTGATAGTGGGCTGCCGGTTCGCAATTCGAAAATTTTGCGCTGAAGATTTCTTCATCGGTGGCGTGTTTAATCCATGCCACTGGCCCCCAGATGGGTGTGAGATTTGTCGGAGTAGCGGAAAGGGTGACACTAAGATTCATACTATTGGTTTGCCCAACTCCATCCACTCCCCTAACAATAAGAGTATTACCACCTTCCTGTAAGACAATGCCATCGGCAAGAAACACTCCACCAGTGACCGTTGCGGAAATTCCATTGACCGTGACGGAAGCATTGGGGTCATTAACCAATCCAGTGACCGTAATAGGACTCACCCCCACCACACTTCCTTCTGCAGGGCTGGTGATCATCAATGCCGGGAATTTGGAAGGCGCGGGGGCAGGGACACTAATGGCCACGGTATCGGGATCGCTCGAAGCCTTTCCATCTGACACCACCACTGTTACGACGTAGATTCCAGGAACATCCGGAATAATGGTGGGCTGAGCGAAGGTAGGATTTAAAAGAGTCGCGGCACTCCCTTGGGGCCGGCTCTCCAAGGACCATTGGAAGCGTAGGGCATCGCCGTCTCCATCATGAGAACCGCTTCCATTGAGCGTGACTAATGAAAAGACCGGCACGTGTTGATCTTGTCCGGCATCGGCTACGGGTGGCGTGTTGCCTGCCGTAATTGTCACAGTAACAGGATCACTATTTTCCATCCCATCATTGACGATTAGCTGAGCCACATATAATCCAACCAGATCTGCACCAAATGTCGGTTGAATAGAAGTTGAGTTTGAAAGTGTTGCAATGCTTCCTGTCGGTTTGGCAATAAGTGCCCATTGGAAGATCAACGAATCGCTATCCACATCATGTGAGCCGGTTCCCGTTAAGGTGACAATACTTACTACCGGAACCGTCTGATCCTGCCCTGCATGAGCTACCGGCTTGGAATTGTGGGTATTGATCAGGACCATGTCCGGTGGGCTATCTTCTTGCCCATCGTTCACAATCAGTTGCACATGATAGGTCCCTGCCAGATCAACAAGGAAATCAGGTGTAGATGAAGTTGGATTCGAGAGGGTAGCCCCGCTTCCACCAGGAATGCTCACAAAGGACCAATGAAAGCTCAGCGCGTCCCCATCTACATCATGGGAATCCCTTCCACTTAAGAGGACCGATTGCGTGACAAACACGGTTTGATCCTGCCCGGCTCCGGCCACAGGTGGGGAATTGATGGTTGTTATCGTCACCGTATCGGGATCACTATCGACTGTTCCATCATTCACAATGAGTTGAAGGGTGTAGACTCCTGGAATATCTATCACCAGAGTAGGCATGATGCTCGTAATATCAGAAAGCGAAGCATTACTCCCTGCGGGTTGTGAGAGTATTGTCCACCTATACGTCAAAAGATTCCCGTCCACATCGGTTGAATCGGCCCCATCAAGCTGCACATTCATGCCAACGTGAACCGTCTGGTCAGGTCCTGCCTTAGCCAGGGGTAGAGTATTTCCTCCCTGTCCCAACCCGAAACCTCCTTCCAACGCGATTCTGGAGTGATTTCCCATGCGAACCCATTTACCCACAAACGCGCCGGTAGCCCTGCTTTCGGCTCTGAAACGCAGAAGGCCGTTCGGAGCATAGACTTTCGCGCGCACCGTGCTGCCTTCCCCAAACTTCACCGCTTCCGGGGTGCCATCGATAGCGCCTGTTGTTCCATTAATCCCGATCCCAATGATAAGGATGTCAGCTGCAGTCAGAGTTGCTGCATCAGGAGCTGGCCCTACAACCGTATGCCTGCGAGTATCGATCTGGCCCTTCACGCGAATCTCGACGGCCTTAGTCGCCAGAACTTGGGCATCTTCACGAATATCCCATTCCTGGAAGTGGTAAAGGCCCCCTGAAAGGGTGACAATGGCACCAGGTCGGGCTTTGAGCCGACCATAGCGTCCAGCCTGGAGTGTCAGGGCTCCTCCCGCCGGAATATCAATGTCCTGAGATCCAGGATGAACCGATGGGACAGGGGGCATCTCGAAAACAAGTGGGAGTCTGACTGGTGTCGTCATGGTCCCTAGAATCTGTCCCGGTCCTAAGAGCGTATTGACCACAATATTCTGTATCTGAGATCCACTTTTCAATCTGACGGTATCCCCAAATATCCGGCTATTACTGGTTTGAACCACAACATCGTGACCGATGGTCATTTCTTGCTCACCGTTCAGATAGGGACCAATACTCGCCTGATTTGCCCCAACATCTCCGCTGAGAATTGTACTTCCCTGCCGTACCCAAACTCCTTCATTCCCTAGCACCACAAAATCTTGAGCCGCCCCAGCCTTTCCAGCCATACTCAGAAAAATTAGGAACACGACAACAATCCATGCGGAACTAGTATGTTTCCAAAAATTTTTTGTCCAACTCCATGTCATCGAAGGTATTCCCCTCTTTGCTAAGGACACATGATTAATTAAAAGAGATTTTTTTCGGAGTGAAAGCTCGGGCAGTATGAGAGGATACCGGAAAAGGGCCTATACCCCGTTGTAGGGGAAGCAATTATTGGAAAAAGTTGCACGCAGTTGGTTTTTGGAAGGAAAGTTTGCTCTTAGGAGTAGGTCATTTATGTTGACTGGATATGAGGTAAACCCAAGCCCGTTGAATTAGCGATTCCATCCTGTCGACTCTAATCGGAATGGCTGTCACCATCCCGACAGAGACATGCAAGCGTTTTGAATTTTTGGGAATGATCAAAAGCAGATAACTTGAATGGCTATCATTCAAACATTCACTTTGAATCCCACAGCACCATGAGAATCATAAAGTGATTAGAAGGGAATTCCCGTTATGATTAAAAAACACAGATTAATCCGGTGTTAATGATGGATTTGGAAGGACAGCTATATGAACAATGGGAAATGCTCTCCAACGAAAACCCTCAATGATAGAAGGTTTGACCGGGGCTGGAAGAATTGGTTTTTCAAATCCTAAAAATTTTTGATATACCATTGCTGATCCGCTTCCCACACAAACTCCACCTCTAACGGAAATTGGATTTCCCCCATCGGCAATGGGTCCGCGGATTTGGCCACGACTCGATATCCTCGCCCATCTGTCAGTTGAAGGGGAACGGAAAATAGATTCGCGATCTCTCCTAAATGATCGGCCAGCACGGTCCAATCATGTCGCATGGCATCACGCTTTCTGGTAGCCACAAACGAGACAGCCCCGTCAATATCCTGCTTCGCTAAGGCCGCCAGCATGCCAGACCACCAGGCATTGAGGGCCGCCTGGAGATCTTCCGGATTCTCTACCACCACATCGGCCGTCGCTTCAAAGGTTTCGCCCTGTTTAGTGGTGACAATCACACGAGGGGCATAGTGGCCGGCATGTGAGAATGTGACGGTCTGAGAATGGAGGTTTGGCCCCCTGCGTCAAACCTTCCATCGCCTTCATAATCCCAGGCTATCAGTTTCACTTCAGGGACCGAATCCGTAGACACCCTCAAGTTCACCGTGCTTGGTGCGACATCCCGCTCCGGGGATGCCCGAATTTGCACCAAAGGCATCCTGCTATGGTCCATCCCGTAGGCAATGCGATTCCACACATAAGGACCAAAAGGGCATCAGCTGATTTCTTCAACCCTAATACCGGATTCATTTTTCCGTTTTCCTTTTCATTGTTCTGCCGGTCCTTGTTTTCAGGACGAACGACTAGCAAGCCTCACCGGGCGACTTCATACAATCCTGTCCGCCTCTCTTTCGGAACTATGTATTGATTTCATGAATTAAATGTTCCTGAAAGTCCACAACCCAAATGAGAACAAGGAGGACGGTTCGTTCAGGCGGGATCCTTTACCTTGTCGGGGAAATCAGGTATGAAACACTCCTATGGGTCTCTGTATTGATCGCGACCAGTTTGACGAAGAGGATTTTACCCGTTTCGGGCAACGACTGATTCAAAGCCTAAAAGCTCTGAAGCATGTGGTGGAGCAACCGGGGTTTGGCGTGGGTCCTCTCTCCATCGGGGCGGAACTCGAACTCTCAATTATCAATAGCGAAGGCCGGGCCTATCCCATCAATCGCACCCTTCTTGATTGCGCACATGATGCACACCTCCAACTCGAATTAGACCGGTTTAATTTGGAATATAATTTGTCTCCTGTCGCCTTGGCGGGCCATCCCTTTTCCCATGTCCGGGCGCAGTTAGCGAACGCCATTCAATCATTGGAATATTGTGCGCATAAATGGGGAGGACGCATTGCGCCTATTGGCATACTACCGACCCTGTGCGCCGAAGAACTGGATTCACCGGTGCTGTCGGATCTCCCACGCTATCGTGCACTCTCGGCCGGCCTTCGACGGTTGCGCGAAGGTCCATTTGCGATACACATCAATGGACCGGAGCCCTTAACCGTGACCTGTCCGGATGTCACGCTGGAAGGGGCCACGACCTCGTTTCAAATTCATCTTCGGGTGAATCCTCAGGATTTCGCTCATGTCTTTAATGCCGCGCAACTGGTCACGCCTGTTGCCTTGGCTCTCGCTGCGAATAGTCCCATTTTTTTGCAGCATCGGCTGTGGGCGGAAACGCGCGTGGCCTTGTTCAAGCAAGCCATCGACAGTCGAAAAACCCGGGAAGGTGATTGGCATCAACCGGCCAGAGTGTCGTTCGGCCATGGGTGGGTCCGTCGAGGAGCGTATGAATTATTTGCCGAAGCCGTGGCGCTTCATACCCCCTTATTGCCGGTGATGAGTCCGGAAGATCCCATGGAATGCCTCAGTCGAGGGCAACTGCCGCAGCTCGAGGAATTACGCCTGCACCAGGGAACCGTCTGGCGGTGGAATCGGGCGATCTATGATGCCGGTTCCAATGGACATTTCCGCGTCGAATTTCGATCCCTTCCCTCAGGGCCTACGCCGATTGACATGGCCGCCAATGCGGCATTTGTGATAGGACTGACATTGGGCATGCGACAGCAGATCGACCAGCTTCTCCATCAGTTTCCGTTTGAATATGCGCACCGGAATTTCTATCGGGCGGCCGAATATGGGATGGAGGCCATGTTAGTATGGCCGGGTCAGCCAGGGCATGGGTTGCGCGAAATATCGGTGTGTGACCTGGCCGGGGAATTGTTGTCGGTGGCCGGGAAGGGCTTGGAGGAACACGGGGTGGAGAAAGAAGAAATTCATACCATGCTGAATGTGATCCGGGATCGTGTGGAGACGCGGATGAATGGCGCGCGTTGGCAGGTCCATCGGTTGGCACAGTATGAGAGCCGGGGGCATGACCGTCCCACGGCTCTCACGCACATGCTCGAAGATTATTTGCGAGCCGCACATACGGGGGCGCCTGTTTCACACTGGAGTCTGAACCTCGAATGAGCCTCGTTCGCCCTATACCCCGGTGGGAGGCCCCCACGCGTCAAGACGTGGGGCCGACAGTTGAGGATTTTCTGATGAAGCTTGGTGAGCCTACTTTTCTGTGGCTTCCCGGCTTGGACACCTCGCGCACTCGCGCCGTCTGTACTTTATTACATGGCAATGAACCCTCAGGCGTGCGCGCCATTCACCGATGGATACGGGAAGGACAACAACCCCAAGTCAATATGCTCTGTTTTATCGGGTCCATCGGAGCGGCCTTGACCAAACCAGTGTTTTCTCATCGATGCACACCGGAGGGAAAAGACCTTAACCGTTGCTTTCGATCTCCTTTTGAGGGTCAGGAAGGAGCCATAGCCCAAGCCATGCTCCACGAACTACATCACGCCCAACCTGAAGCGTTGATTGACTTGCATAACACCTCGGGCCGGAGTCCGGCATATGGTGTGACCACCCTGAACAGGGAGACCCATGAAATATTGACGGGAGTCTTTTGCGATCATCTCATCGTGACCGATTTACGGTTAGGCACATTGATGGAAGCGACGGAATACGACTGGCCAACCGTCACCATTGAAGCCGGATGGGCGAAAGATCCCAATGCCGATGAGTTGGCCTTTCGCGGCTTCACACGGTATGCCATGGCAGAAAACTTTTCAGATATCTCCTCACCGGTGCCCGCACTCCATCATCCCATTCGGGTGGAACTGCAGGAAGGGGCCACCGTGGCCTATAACGGTGGACCGGTTTCCGAAGTGGATCTCACCCTTCCTTCAGATGTGGATCGATTGAATTTTGGACTGTGGTCTCCGCATGAGACGCTGGGTTGGGTCGGGGCGCGGGGCTTGGATGTCCTATGGGCCAAGAATGCGAGGGGACAAAACGTCAGCAAAGCGATTTTCTCCGTGCACAACGGCGAACTTCGATTGGCACATCCCAGCCGGCTCATGATGGTCACGACAAACGCCGAAATCGCCCAAAGCGATTGCCTCTTCTACATCCTTCCTGATTCGTAAAAAACAAAGATTTTCGATCGACCTAGAGCGAAAGACCGTTCAAATCTCACGTTGATTGTGGTGTCCGATCCCTGGCGTTGGGGCAAAAGCTCTATTGCTAACAATTTGCCTTGTCGGTGAGGAGGGCGGAATTATTTTGTTAGGTAACCTATGCAGCTATCATAAGTCTATGGACAGGATCTAGGTGAAGGTCGTGTAAACATTCCCGTCGTTGCGTTCGCAACTCATCAGACACTAAATTTGAAAGTAACTCCATGATTTGAGGACGCTTACAGAGATTTCAATTTTTTTATAATTTCCTCACATGCTTTCACTATATCACCTAGTGCAGACTCAAGATATTCTCGTTCTTCGCGTTCGACTCGTTCCAAATATGATGCACTACACTCTAATTTTAGATCCCCTAACGGTAGGTGATCCGTTTCACTTTCCGTCGCTCTAATTTGATTGAAACAGTCCTCATCTCCCAATCCAATATCGTCCTTTAGTCTAACCAGTCGACGACAACCCTCTAGAGGATGAAGAGTACCCTTGATAATGGCCGAGGCAATGTCGATAGCTTCTTGACGTCTAGATTTATCGATATCCATGAGAATTGCCCCGAATATCCATCGTCTGGAATCTCATTGCAAGTTTTCCTAAAATACAAAAAAATCCCTTGGGAATAGCAGCCTAAGAAGGACGAAACGGTTATCTTCAAAAATTAATATTAGACTGCGTGAATATTTATTTCTGCTTCTCACTTTACTTACGGAACGATCGTTCGCATGGTTATTCCACCATCCCGTATTGCGCGGTGAAATGCCTAAGAAAGGGCGTTTGTTCCAGAAAGCGGAACGGCTTTAAGTGTTCACGGCGGCGGAAGACTTCTTCCACCACTTCCACGATATAATCCACATGGCTTTGGGTATAGACCTGCCTGGGAAGAGGTTCCGTCAAATAGTGTGTAAACAGAGTTAGGCGGCCACCTCAGTTTTCGATTGTTTTCCATCCACAAATTCCACTCCGCGATAGACTTCGGCCATCAACTCCGGATGTTTCACTCGACGATGGCGATTCCCGCAGCCCTTATACTCGCTAAAAAATACTCATGGGGCGTGATTCTTACTTGGCCTGAATCCAGCAAGCCTTCGCATCACCTCAAAACTATCTCCTCCTAATTTTTGGTGCAGCGCGGATCTGCTTGTTGAATCGCCGCGATCTTCTGATCATCGAACGGGATTGGGGCGCACCCATGCCCCTTTTCACAGACGAAGTCGAACCTTGCCGCCGGCTGATGACAACTTAAGCACGTGACTCCTTGCGAAACATTGACGACGTTGTCTCCCCGATCCGCAATCTTGGTGCCTTCTTTGGAGACTTCCAAAAAGAAAAATTCCCAGCCGTTCGTTTTGGGAACTTGTCATGCGAATGCTTCACCATGGCTTCATGAGGAACAAGTTGCAGAATGGTTCCAACCGGATACTCGGTCTCCGGCACGCTGTCCCGTAAGATTCGCTT encodes the following:
- a CDS encoding succinylglutamate desuccinylase/aspartoacylase family protein; the protein is MSLVRPIPRWEAPTRQDVGPTVEDFLMKLGEPTFLWLPGLDTSRTRAVCTLLHGNEPSGVRAIHRWIREGQQPQVNMLCFIGSIGAALTKPVFSHRCTPEGKDLNRCFRSPFEGQEGAIAQAMLHELHHAQPEALIDLHNTSGRSPAYGVTTLNRETHEILTGVFCDHLIVTDLRLGTLMEATEYDWPTVTIEAGWAKDPNADELAFRGFTRYAMAENFSDISSPVPALHHPIRVELQEGATVAYNGGPVSEVDLTLPSDVDRLNFGLWSPHETLGWVGARGLDVLWAKNARGQNVSKAIFSVHNGELRLAHPSRLMMVTTNAEIAQSDCLFYILPDS
- a CDS encoding glutamate--cysteine ligase, with protein sequence MGLCIDRDQFDEEDFTRFGQRLIQSLKALKHVVEQPGFGVGPLSIGAELELSIINSEGRAYPINRTLLDCAHDAHLQLELDRFNLEYNLSPVALAGHPFSHVRAQLANAIQSLEYCAHKWGGRIAPIGILPTLCAEELDSPVLSDLPRYRALSAGLRRLREGPFAIHINGPEPLTVTCPDVTLEGATTSFQIHLRVNPQDFAHVFNAAQLVTPVALALAANSPIFLQHRLWAETRVALFKQAIDSRKTREGDWHQPARVSFGHGWVRRGAYELFAEAVALHTPLLPVMSPEDPMECLSRGQLPQLEELRLHQGTVWRWNRAIYDAGSNGHFRVEFRSLPSGPTPIDMAANAAFVIGLTLGMRQQIDQLLHQFPFEYAHRNFYRAAEYGMEAMLVWPGQPGHGLREISVCDLAGELLSVAGKGLEEHGVEKEEIHTMLNVIRDRVETRMNGARWQVHRLAQYESRGHDRPTALTHMLEDYLRAAHTGAPVSHWSLNLE